From Actinoplanes oblitus, a single genomic window includes:
- a CDS encoding nucleotide sugar dehydrogenase: protein MTLRLKGLTGFGQRHRPKGSKVTVRGTTGERLPKDPNSLTVLSHPTRSRIAPVSRIAPRSRIARSTAIATTPEPAGHGHRVAVVGQDRAGLVLARTAVTAGHTVAGFDNDPGLVAKLRAGRSPLGDDLTAMHETGRYHATDDPAWLAGRTVYLIAAPVPLRRGRPDLSVVLAAADTVAVHLRDHDLVALESWVAPGTTRGVFQDALAARSSARYHLAFAPQCQGRAKLVGGVDRRSTLAATAFYRTMYDVVVACAGTEEAESANLTATSERRPA from the coding sequence GTGACGCTGAGGCTCAAGGGTCTGACCGGATTCGGACAGCGACATCGCCCGAAAGGATCGAAAGTCACCGTTCGGGGTACCACCGGCGAGCGATTACCGAAAGACCCGAACTCCCTTACGGTTCTTTCTCATCCGACTCGTTCCCGGATCGCACCGGTTTCTCGGATCGCACCTCGTTCCCGGATCGCAAGGAGCACCGCCATCGCCACCACCCCCGAGCCCGCCGGGCACGGCCACCGCGTCGCCGTCGTCGGGCAGGACCGCGCCGGACTCGTCCTGGCCCGGACGGCGGTCACCGCCGGGCACACGGTCGCCGGCTTCGACAACGATCCCGGGCTCGTCGCGAAGCTGCGGGCCGGCCGGTCCCCGCTCGGCGACGACCTGACGGCCATGCACGAGACGGGCCGCTACCACGCGACAGACGATCCGGCCTGGCTCGCCGGCCGTACCGTCTACCTGATCGCCGCGCCGGTCCCGCTGCGCCGCGGCCGGCCTGACCTGAGCGTCGTGCTCGCCGCCGCGGACACCGTCGCCGTCCATCTGCGCGACCACGACCTGGTCGCCCTGGAGTCCTGGGTGGCGCCCGGCACCACCCGCGGGGTCTTCCAGGACGCCCTCGCGGCCCGCAGCAGCGCCCGCTACCACCTGGCGTTCGCCCCGCAGTGCCAGGGCCGCGCCAAGCTGGTCGGCGGCGTGGACCGGCGGTCGACGCTGGCCGCGACGGCGTTCTACCGGACGATGTACGACGTGGTCGTCGCCTGCGCCGGCACCGAGGAGGCGGAGTCGGCGAACCTGACCGCCACCTCCGAACGCCGCCCCGCCTGA
- a CDS encoding CPBP family intramembrane glutamic endopeptidase — protein MSHSDTLAGNTLIVAVFALLIAGTVRHLRIHKQLLATLATEPGARVRFHRNTILGNVILVGLVAMATGLHPELSAAALGWARPDGHGFDYLVAGAMFLLMGAVWVRSRISPQPSPAVLLLPRTPGERLLAAAMAITVGIGEEVVYRAFPLAVGVRLGHLPIVLAAAAALVLFAAAHAYQGRRGMISSGLLGFLFTDLYVLSGSLLLPIVVHVCWDLVFLLLYKPAPMPQVPAPGAALEQAGPEKAALEEAALQEAGLEEAALQEAVAPAAVPVPAAVPAPGVASGTAAAPVRQIRPPVPS, from the coding sequence GTGAGCCACTCCGACACCCTTGCCGGCAACACCCTGATCGTGGCGGTGTTCGCACTGCTGATCGCCGGCACCGTCCGGCACCTGCGCATCCACAAGCAGCTGCTCGCCACGCTGGCCACCGAGCCCGGCGCGCGGGTCAGGTTCCACCGCAACACGATCCTCGGCAACGTGATCTTGGTCGGCCTCGTGGCGATGGCCACCGGCCTGCACCCGGAGCTGTCGGCGGCGGCTCTCGGCTGGGCCCGTCCGGACGGCCACGGCTTCGACTATCTGGTCGCCGGGGCGATGTTCCTGCTGATGGGGGCCGTCTGGGTGCGCAGCCGGATCAGTCCGCAGCCCTCGCCGGCCGTGCTGCTGCTGCCGCGGACCCCCGGCGAACGCCTGCTCGCCGCGGCCATGGCGATCACCGTCGGGATCGGCGAGGAGGTGGTCTACCGGGCCTTTCCGCTGGCGGTCGGCGTGCGGCTCGGCCACCTGCCGATCGTCCTGGCGGCGGCCGCCGCGCTGGTGCTCTTCGCGGCGGCGCACGCCTACCAGGGCCGGCGCGGCATGATCAGCTCCGGGCTGCTGGGCTTCCTCTTCACCGACCTGTACGTGCTCTCCGGCAGCCTGCTGCTGCCGATCGTGGTCCACGTCTGCTGGGACCTGGTGTTCCTGCTGCTGTACAAGCCCGCGCCGATGCCGCAGGTCCCGGCGCCCGGGGCCGCGCTGGAGCAGGCCGGGCCGGAGAAGGCCGCGCTCGAGGAGGCCGCGCTTCAGGAGGCCGGGCTTGAGGAGGCCGCGCTCCAGGAGGCCGTCGCACCCGCGGCCGTTCCGGTGCCCGCGGCTGTCCCCGCGCCCGGGGTCGCTTCCGGCACGGCGGCCGCGCCCGTTCGCCAGATCCGGCCGCCCGTCCCGTCCTGA
- a CDS encoding SAM-dependent methyltransferase, with protein sequence MAEELDTGRPHPARVYDVLLGGKDNFAADRAAAAEGLRVNPNAATAPLQNRAFLRRTVRYLADQGVRQFLDIGSGLPTSLNVHEVAQQRDASARVVYVDRDPIVLTHGRALLTSTPEGMTNYVDGDLHRVGEILDARELRDTLDLTQPVGVLLFAVLHFIEDGAHPYDIVSRLMAAVPRGSYLVVSHITADYDQEAWGRFAEVMRAQGIATRLRSRDEVARFFDGLELVEPGVVPILRWRPEEPTPFTDAQVALYGGVARKS encoded by the coding sequence GTGGCGGAGGAGTTGGACACCGGGCGCCCACATCCGGCGCGGGTCTACGACGTGCTGCTCGGCGGGAAGGACAACTTCGCGGCGGACCGGGCGGCGGCGGCTGAGGGGCTGCGTGTCAATCCGAACGCGGCGACCGCGCCGCTGCAGAACCGGGCGTTCCTGCGGCGCACCGTGCGGTACCTGGCCGACCAGGGGGTCCGGCAGTTCCTGGACATCGGGAGCGGGCTGCCCACCTCGCTGAACGTGCACGAGGTGGCGCAGCAGCGGGACGCGTCGGCCCGGGTGGTCTACGTGGATCGCGACCCGATCGTGCTGACCCACGGGCGGGCGCTGCTGACCAGCACGCCGGAGGGGATGACCAACTACGTCGACGGCGACCTGCACCGGGTCGGGGAGATCCTGGACGCGCGGGAGCTGCGGGACACCCTCGATCTGACGCAGCCGGTCGGGGTGCTGCTCTTCGCGGTGCTGCACTTCATCGAGGACGGTGCTCACCCGTACGACATCGTCTCTCGTCTGATGGCTGCCGTGCCGCGCGGCAGCTACCTGGTGGTGTCGCACATCACCGCGGATTACGACCAGGAGGCCTGGGGCAGGTTCGCCGAGGTGATGCGGGCGCAGGGGATTGCCACCCGGCTGCGCAGCCGGGACGAGGTGGCCCGGTTCTTCGACGGGCTGGAGCTGGTCGAGCCGGGCGTCGTGCCGATCCTGCGGTGGCGTCCCGAGGAGCCGACGCCGTTCACCGACGCGCAGGTGGCGCTCTACGGCGGAGTGGCCCGCAAGTCGTGA
- a CDS encoding Tat pathway signal sequence domain protein, with product MHKSRITAAVLSGATAVLLLASPALADDATVLTTDSLAGPAVAVGDTIAAGIVSGTQAVFATAPGGSNGMKCNTSSFSAVVNDNPAAPGAASLGSTLAVASCTVSGVPGVTGVNSVTINNQPYATTVASDGTVTVTGTDAAPISATLNLKSLLGSVTCNFVANGNSITAVADNTDNSITFTDQQFNKSSGPAACVANGYFSAKYTPVLNSASSPVFVN from the coding sequence ATGCACAAGTCCCGGATCACCGCAGCCGTCCTGAGCGGCGCCACCGCCGTCCTGCTCCTGGCGTCACCGGCGCTGGCCGACGACGCCACGGTGCTGACCACCGACAGCCTGGCCGGCCCCGCGGTCGCCGTCGGTGACACCATCGCGGCCGGCATCGTCAGCGGCACCCAGGCGGTCTTCGCCACCGCGCCGGGTGGCAGCAACGGCATGAAGTGCAACACGTCGAGCTTCAGCGCCGTGGTCAACGACAACCCGGCAGCACCCGGCGCCGCCTCGCTCGGCTCCACCCTCGCCGTCGCCAGCTGCACGGTCAGCGGCGTCCCCGGGGTGACCGGCGTCAACAGCGTGACGATCAACAACCAGCCGTACGCCACCACTGTCGCCAGCGACGGCACCGTCACGGTCACCGGCACCGACGCCGCGCCGATCTCCGCGACGCTCAACCTGAAGTCCCTGCTCGGCTCGGTGACCTGCAACTTCGTGGCCAACGGCAACAGCATCACGGCGGTCGCCGACAACACCGACAACTCGATCACGTTCACCGACCAGCAGTTCAACAAGTCGAGTGGACCGGCCGCGTGCGTGGCCAACGGCTACTTCAGCGCGAAGTACACCCCGGTGCTGAACTCCGCCTCGTCCCCGGTTTTCGTCAACTGA